A segment of the Bufo bufo chromosome 5, aBufBuf1.1, whole genome shotgun sequence genome:
GAGCTACATTAGATACTACGCTTTCAATTAGCAGGAATATTCTCATTCAGATTCCTAATGAGGGCATGAAAACAGGCCAAATGCCTCACACAAAGGAGAAATACCGCATTCATCAAATGTCTGTATCCTGCACTGCATATAATTTCTTAGTACACATCCCACTGTCCCTTAACAGTCTTAAACTGAGATGAGTCTAGCCGATAACATCTTTAAACTAACACTTTTGCTCTCtctcgctatatatatatatatatatatatatatatatatatatatattttatacacacacatatatggatatatcCTTAAAAGCCACATAGGAATGTATATGAAGAAACCTACCTTTTTTGGATTCATAGCTGGTTGACCTGTAGTGTTGTTCTAGCTGACTATTGGATGTTTTTATAGAGTCGCTGGTATGTTTGTGTAGAGAGTTACTGTTTAATACCGTTTGACTTAGTCCTTCATTAGAAGTTGTTGAGTTATATCTTAGGATTCCTTGGCTCTGAAGAGCATTGAAACTCCCATAGTTTGTGTAATTGCTATAAAAAGGTGATGTGTAATATATATGTCTCCCCAGTATGGAAGAGGAAGCGTAGGCATTGCTGTGAGATGCAGCTGAGGAGGTGGCAGAGGACATAGCAGACGGCTGGAAACTCTGGCCCACATTTTGGTGTTTAACATCTGAGGTGGCTATCTCTGCCAGGGACCATAACTTGGGTTTGCTGGCTTGTGTCTGAGAACTGGGAGATATCCTATTTTCCAGGGTGGATTTATTGGAATTTCGGGGGTTTGCTTCATGTTGATGACTGAGTACAGGGGCCTCTATGCCAGTCAGGGGTGAAGAGGTCACAGGCTTCACGGAGAGAACCGTGTCTTCTTCATCAATGTCTTCATCATCATCTTCATCCTCGTATTTGTCCTTAGATTCCGTGCCTGATTCACAAAGGTGCTCTCTGGGTCTGCAAGGCATTTTGTCTCCGTCTGATTCTGCAGAGCAGGAATGATCTGTCAGTGAATCAACGTGCAGGCTTATTCCTGAAAAATCAAGTATAATGATCATGTATTAAAGCCATAGCATATCCTTTAGAAATATAATTACTGATCTCTTATTTCTAgattaatgtattttattttgtttattttactaCAATATTCACACAATTTCTATTTCCCTTTTATGCGTATTGTCCTTGGTAAACAGTGATTTTAAAGTTGTGCCTGAAAATTAATGTGTTAACTATGTCCAAGGTCTGCTGTAGATAGACAATAAGGTCTCACCTTCATCCTCCGCAGAGGTCTCATTGCTGTCCTGGATCTTATCTCCATGTTCTTCTTTGCCCCTTTCTCCATCTCCATCCTCTTCGTCCTCATCTTCACTTTTATTCCTCGGTGCCCAGGTCATCTTGTTCTCTTTCTTGAGCCTCCGTCTGGCATTGGCAAACCACGTGGAGACCTGGGTAAGGGTCATCTTAGTGATGATGGCAAGCATGATCTTCTCACCCTTGGTGGGGTAAGGGTTCTTTCTGTGCTCTTGTAACCAGGCCTTCAAAGTGGCCGTAGCATCCCTGGTAGCATTTTTCCTGTAAGCTGGATCATTTAATTGATAAGGATAAGCTGGGCTGCCATAAGGATGGTAGCTGATGGCTCCTGTCATGCCAGTCGTGTGTGCATCATAAGGTGAACCCTTtaagaaaattagaaaaaaaattatttgcggtGGAAAAATTCATGTAATAATTATGTTTATATATTACACAAGATGCAACAGAACCATAAACTATTTTGCCACAATAATTTTTTACTAAAATTGTATTTTCATTAACCTTATTCCCTTGCTGAATCTTAACTACATCGCAGCTGCCAGAAGTCATTATGTTACAGTTAAACACCTCAGCCGTCATCCTCAGAGCACTTGCGCCTGACTCTGTATAGATTGTACAAATAAAACCTAATTATTAGAACAGATCTACTGTTTCTACTCCATGCACTCTTCCTCTACATGCCCAGTACACATACAGTTCTTTTCTTAGAAGCTGGTACATAGAACAATGGACAAGTCACTGATCTAATGCATTGTAAATCCAATTTGCAAATCAGCAGATATGCATGACTTGGAATTGTTCAAATGGCATGCAATTTGCATTTTAATTCACTCTTTAGCGTTCAAATTGCCTTTATTTAACTCTGCATAATGCACCAAAGTTAAATATATCCCTCCAGCAAGTTAGTGATAAGTTTTACACACCCAACACATCCATTGTCCTGCTAGATTATTACCTTAATGGACTTAAACACTTAAAGCAAAGTGACAAGAATAAAACAGAACCCTGTCCTCCTTCCAGCAAAGTTTACACTTATGCTGGAAGCTCATTATAGCCTTTGTAAAGGAAACCTGCAATTATACCTTTGGATACTGATACACATTACAAGTCCCCTGCTTCTCTACAAATGACTCATCCATCTACTTTTATTTAGATCATTTACTAATCTCAAGTAAATTAGAGAGAGACTGTGAATACTAATGGACCTTTCATTTACTAGAAGCGCACAAATGTTCTCACTgattatataaaataataatcgtgtacatcataatgaaattcaaaaaacacaaataataaactaatattaatagtaataataatacagtATGCGTACTGCATTAAGGTTTTGGGCTGTATGATTACACTGGACATTAAAAATATATACTAACAAAATATTAATACGTAGTGGCAGTACAACTCCTACAATAATTGTAATAAGAATTATAATGTGGTGGTAATGTCACAATTCTAATAGGTACTAATGGTTATAATGGTGATTTGTGGCACAACTAATAAGTAATAATATGGTGGCAAAGAAACCATTATAATATGTACTAATCATTACAAAGTGGCAATGATGGCACAATGTTGGAGAGTAAAACTATCAGAAAGGGTGGGGGCACACAGTATTATTAAAGTTGTGTTATTGTAAGTTGTATGGAGAGAGAATTAGCACAATATGGATGTGTAGTTCACACGTACTAGTCTGGGCATAGGGATCAGTCCGTACTTACCATGTAAGATGGGAATCCAGCCGGGTCGCTGGAATACTGCAGGGGACTGCTGAAGCCTGTGGCCGCTTGGGCACTGAAGGCAGCAGATCCAGGGTAAGGGCTGAAAGCAGAGCCTGATGAGGAACGGGCAAGCTCATCACTCCTAGGGGTAGCCAGTGCTGAGGCCCCATAAGCTGGACATGAGTAGAGTGCCAGGGAGCCAGGGGGCTGGTAGAGGTaaccctgaggataggacatggCAGATTTGCCTGGTGATCACCGGGGCTCAGTGAGGGTGAAGGAGGGAGGGGGCGAGGTCAATAAAGACTCCTGCTCTAATTCTCTATCAGCTGTGTCTTTTCTCTTCTGtcctgactcaggctgggaaataAAAGTGTCCTgcctcctcccctcccctccagCCCCAGCTCAGATCATCTACACGTACAATCCAATCACTGGAGTTGGCACAATCTAGGGGAGAAACCGATCATCAAGTGCACAATGCTCTAGGTGATCAGAAAAGTGCTCCCTGCTGCATATGGAACTCCAGCAGCCAGCTCCCCGAGATCTAGCAgtcagaaagaggaggaggaggagggactggACTGTGTGAACTGAGGAGATGAGAGGAGAAGCAGAGCTGGAGTTTACTGAGGCACATTGTAAAGCAGAGCTGTCTATCACCAGCATGTCATCTGCATATCCAAGGTAACCAGCCTCCCCCTCCCACCCAGCCAGAGGAGGGAACTGGCTAATGTAAGTAATCCTCACTCTCCATTACACAACAGATGATGGCAGTTTCACAGAGTAATGTGCATCATCTGTGGGCAGTTTTGTATGTATCCTCGTGTACtgtgcgtgtgtatgtatatacaggtgaaactcgaaaaattagaatatcttgcaaagttcatttatttcagtaatgcaacttaaaaggtgaaactaatatatgagattgacttattacatgcaaagcgagatatttcaagcctttatttgttataatttggatgattatggcttacagcttatgagaccccaaagtcacaatcttaggtaccctttgctcagggggtatggattaattagctgactagagcgtggcattttgagcctagaatattgaacctttttacaatattctaattttaagtttcattaatgcaactccctttaagttgcattactgatatatatatatatccatacttCAAGAAGTTAAAAAAACAGCGGCTTTATGTGCTCATGTGAATATGGTGAATGTGTATATTTTAGGTATATATGCCCAATTATGTTACATATTATGTGAAAAGGAAACTTTAACTATGTGAGAATTTAAGCTTTGTAACATATCAAATATGTCTGGAGGAATACAGAGGAAAACAACTAATATATAACAATACTAGCAATTGTTCTAATAATCTGTCCCCTTGTACTTCGTGAGAAACCTGTGAACAATGTCATATCCATATGTTTCCATTATGCATAGCACATGCCATAACTTGACCCAATTCTCATAGATGAGACACCTACATACACCTCTATTATAGCATGGCACAGAGGTGGCATCTCAAGTGATAATggatattttgatatatttctAGATTTCTGTGCACATAAGAACACACTCTGaacttaaaatgtttttttttttttttttctccagaaagcAATTTGTGATCTGGCCTGTAGGAGGCACACTGATCCAGAATAAAAGAAAGTTGCCTGATCTAAATGTCTCTCCTACAGCAGGAATAGCAGATTTTTGAGGACACTGTCCCCATGAAATGTAATGGAAATAACAATTTACCATTAGTATGACGTCTACAGTCACTTGTCTAATGTTCATCATTACTTAAAAGTTAGAAAACAGTACTGTACGTTTCTATGTTAGAGTATGTGAAGAATAAACAATAGCAGGTTCTAGAATGTGAATAAAAGATCTACCTTTGTCTTCAAGTTTAATTATATACTTCTTTGCCTTACAGCTTCAGACGATTGAGACAGTTAAATCAATTTCATAAAAGAAAATTAGCATATAGTCTTGGTTATATTAACATTGAGGGAGAGTCCAGAAATTACACATCCCTTCATTCTTCATATGCAGTAAGGATTATTCCACAGAGCACACAAGTCAAGTgcattcatttacattttttCTATGTTATATCTGTAGATATTAACATTAGGTCAATGACTGTCTCTTGATAGACGTATGGTAGATGGCAGATGATACATCTGGATGTTTCAATTTTATAAATATTATAATTCAAAGCATACAGATTTAAATATGCTGTATCTGCTGCATAGCCCTTTAGTATTTGCATGCCAAATTTCACAAGCAGTCATGGGAATCTCTAAAAAAAATAGGTCACAATATGTACAATATTATGACTACTGAATTAATGCAAAACAGAATCTGGTCTGAAAATATCTTACATAGATTTATATATCTTGAAAGTGACAAACTGATGAATTTTGGATGAAAGAAATAATTATTTTATGACTAAATATGCAGTAtgcgtgatatatatatatatatatatatatatataatataatttttttattttttttccccctaatcgTGTTTATTACATTTTGGAAAAATAGTTTAGTAGTATTTCCCATTGCCCCCCTTTAATAACAGATTTATCTGTTACTTTTTATGTAATTAAAATTCATATTTCATACAATTATTTAGATTTGTTTTATAAATTTCCTGTATGATTGTGGTATTATAGGGTTATTCTGGGCATCAGGCTGTAAACTGAAGGGTATTAGGGTATAATTTATAGTGAAAATTATTATGAATTGATTATAATTGACTTAATATACAAATTGGACAAGCAGTGTGAGTGAATAAATCAATGATGGAGCGCGCATTCTATGTTGAGGATTATCTACTGCAATACACAATATGCTTTAAAGAGGGCGCTGCAGTAGTGATTTTGGCTTGTTTTCAAGCAAAAGGGCAGGATGCAGCAACATTTTCAATTGCAGTTATAATCATTAGCtccttcttaggcctcttgcacacgaccgtatgtattttgtgttcCGTAAAaaaacgaatccgcaaaaaatacagatgatgtccgtgtgcattccatattttgcggaacggaacagctggcccctaatagaacagtcctatccttgtctgtaatgcggacaataataggacatgttctatttttttgcagaacagaaatacggaaacggaatgcacacagagtaccttccttttttttgcgaacccattgaagtgaataattCCACATAAcgtcagaaaaaaacaaaacagaacggacacggaaaataaatacatttgtgtgcaagaggcctttcaCAGATGACCAGAAATCACAATGATTCTTTACATAACTAGTTGTGTAGTAGTGATGCAAATGACATGTTCCCTTATATTAAATGACTACatagttagggtgggttcacacaagcgttagggattccgttatggctttccattataacatgattataacgaaaaataacggactccataagatggaaggacggatccgttcttctgcccatagacttgtattatgacggaatgcaaaacggaagcctttaaaaggcattccgtttgctctccatcctaatagaagtctatgggaatcaaaactgatccgtctggttcctgttatgcaagactttgttttcccatagacttctattaggacggaaagcaaacggaataccttttaaaggcttccgttttgcattctgtcgggGCATTCTgtgattttccgttataaccatgttataatggaaagccataatgaaatccctaacgctagtgtgaacccacccttagaagTATTTAGCAGATTTAacacttgtataaaaaaaaaaaaaaaaaactatatctaaagtttgacctttttttttttttatttagaaaatATCTAACATCACAATATAAAACATTTAAAATCACAATATAAATTATGTACACTACTAATAAATAGTAATACACATGCTACTATGTCAATAGAGAACTACAAGTGCCATGAAAAAAGAGTGTTCATGAGTATTGGtatatttaaagttttcttctctGTCTATATGATAGTAATATAATAAGGATCTGTCATTAGATTAGTGAGCTTAGACAATAAGCATTATTGACTTgatctttacattagatagatatcaGTCTAACTATCAGTACTAGCTATTATTAAATACTGGGCTATAAGATATTGTACTTCTTTATttccaaaataaaataataaataataaaagataCATTATGATTTATCATTATAATTCAGTCTACAAGCGTGGggagttaatatatatatatatatatatatatatatatatatatatatatactgcactgAGATTTCTTTTCAGCACTTTTAACACTAGAGTGCATCTGTTGCAAAGAAACTTCTTTAGAGACAGACAGGCTTTCCTTTCCTGAAAACATAAGCATCCAACGCTTGTACTTCTGCTGGAAGCCCATACAATAACCACTCTTCTTAATTACAGAAATAAAGAACATCAAAAGGAACATGGAAAGTGCAGCGTCAGCACAGAGGGGATTATTGAACCTGTATAAGGAAAGCTTCAGCATTGGGGTAcagttttgttgcatttttgttACTGTTGTCTACTTAATAAATTAAAGTATGTTATAATGTAGGCAAAACGCGCAAGATTGCTTGAGTAAAATATTACATATTGTCATGACCAGCTATTACACTAATGAGAAAGAAATTAACCTTTACTTCTTCAAGAAAGCAGGAGATAATTGTTAAgttctttttattattataactTGGTGACATTTTcaatggttatatatatatatatatatatatatatatatatataaaatatatcctaatatctatctatatgtctatctatctatctgagtaaatattttaataattctaaaaatatatatatttacaaaatgCTATTGTTTTTCTGCTACACATAATAGATTGTATAGATTTCCCTTTCAGGGAAAATTACAGAAAGATACAAGTTAGAGGAATAAAATCTAGCGTTGTGTTTCTCAATCACATACTTTGTATTTAAATATACCATGATTTAGTCGATAATTGTATTTACAAATAATCAATGCATAAACCTATTTATTCATACTCTACTAAGAACTACTTCATTTTTACCACTTAATTTTGtcagttaaatgtgtaaatggaaATGTGTTTGTAATTACTTTCTCTAAGATTTAAGAAACGTAGAAAAATATTTCTGTAGCATTTTTTTCCATGAATAAATGTTACCGTTTATATTTGTATATAATGTGAACACTGAGTGATCATATTCATATTTCTGACAAAATTCATAGTGTATTCCATGCAAATTAAAATCTTAAATAATTCCTAATAAACTGATTAAACTAATTCCTTACAGTATGATTTCAGTATTATAAACCATTggctataagtaaaaaaaaaagtgtta
Coding sequences within it:
- the IRX2 gene encoding iroquois-class homeodomain protein IRX-2; the protein is MSYPQGYLYQPPGSLALYSCPAYGASALATPRSDELARSSSGSAFSPYPGSAAFSAQAATGFSSPLQYSSDPAGFPSYMGSPYDAHTTGMTGAISYHPYGSPAYPYQLNDPAYRKNATRDATATLKAWLQEHRKNPYPTKGEKIMLAIITKMTLTQVSTWFANARRRLKKENKMTWAPRNKSEDEDEEDGDGERGKEEHGDKIQDSNETSAEDEGISLHVDSLTDHSCSAESDGDKMPCRPREHLCESGTESKDKYEDEDDDEDIDEEDTVLSVKPVTSSPLTGIEAPVLSHQHEANPRNSNKSTLENRISPSSQTQASKPKLWSLAEIATSDVKHQNVGQSFQPSAMSSATSSAASHSNAYASSSILGRHIYYTSPFYSNYTNYGSFNALQSQGILRYNSTTSNEGLSQTVLNSNSLHKHTSDSIKTSNSQLEQHYRSTSYESKKDPTELCTVGVQPYI